The Lepisosteus oculatus isolate fLepOcu1 chromosome 4, fLepOcu1.hap2, whole genome shotgun sequence genome window below encodes:
- the ccdc3b gene encoding coiled-coil domain-containing protein 3 produces MGTVLALVLLTGLGAIWGCQLPHDWRPQTESCRAELAEIIVFAKVLALHKDSYSVYNYLPWQYDTDLFYSAEIELLCDQAWGSMLEVPAGSRFNVTGLGYFPCYTYAVMENNAYYFFLRMDENYNIIPHGVNFQDPIFPDTPENHRMFASLFQFANCSSGTFIHTYTPYWEVQEDSRLLCSTVQKALFEEEERVKTLSQKVRSLEKANNHLREKVKNMKRLLRQAKKDTIQQSLILKQLHDNEQAIDKNTDPNQDTTQDVLKPHKKVMSKKPKI; encoded by the exons ATGGGCACTGTGTTGGCATTGGTTTTGCTCACCGGTCTCGGGGCTATTTGGGGATGCCAGCTGCCCCATGACTGGAGACCCCAGACCGAATCCTGCCGAGCGGAGCTAGCGGAGATAATTGTTTTTGCTAAAGTCTTGGCCCTCCACAAGGATTCTTACAGCGTATACAACTACCTTCCCTGGCAGTACGACACGGATCTGTTTTATTCCGCCGAGATCGAGCTGCTATGCGACCAGGCATGGGGAAGCATGCTGGAGGTGCCCGCCGGCTCGAGGTTCAATGTCACCGGCCTCGGGTACTTCCCGTGTTACACGTACGCGGTCATGGAGAACAATGCGTATTATTTCTTCCTGAG GATGGATGAGAATTATAATATAATCCCACACGGAGTTAACTTCCAGGATCCCATATTCCCAGACACACCAGAAAACCATCGTATGTTTGCAAGCCTCTTCCAATTTGCCAACTGCTCCAGTGGAACATTTATCCACACCTACACCCCTTACTGGGAAGTCCAGGAGGACAGTCGG CTGCTTTGCTCCACGGTGCAGAAGGCGCTTTTTGAGGAGGAGGAGCGGGTGAAGACACTGTCGCAGAAGGTTCGATCACTTGAGAAGGCCAACAACCACCTCAGGGAGAAGGtgaagaacatgaaaagacttcTGAGGCAGGCCAAGAAGGACACCATACAGCAGAGCCTTATtcttaaacagctgcatgacAATGAGCAGGCCATTGATAAGAACACAGACCCAAATCAGGACACCACCCAAGATGTCCTGAAACCTCACAAGAAAGTCATGAGCAAGAAACCGAAAATTTGA